The proteins below come from a single Felis catus isolate Fca126 chromosome A1, F.catus_Fca126_mat1.0, whole genome shotgun sequence genomic window:
- the AGGF1 gene encoding angiogenic factor with G patch and FHA domains 1, whose translation MASEAPSPSLSPSSPPSPEPELAQLRRKVEKLECELRSCKRQVREIEKLLHHTERLYQSAESNNQELRTQVEELSKILHCERNEDNKKSDVEVQTENHPPWSISDYYYQTYYKDVSLPNKVTEPSVHQDQDIEASTFNSEDQSQIENDAYAGTDITEHVKCMEDHFASNSQEPASVLATEDTSLEGSSLAESLRAAAEAAVSQTGFSYDENTGLYFDHSTGFYYDSENQLYYDPSTGIYYYCDVESGRYQFHSRVDLQPYQTCGTKQSKDKKLKKKRKDPDSSITNEEKDLNSEDQKASSVEHIGCSEGEDFANVKKKAKMDIHYKNSPTKFTVPVSGRTVESSLNENIYNSVSFKDEKIMETDSEPEEGEITDSQTEDSYDEDITSEDNVTAEDTEDEDEEKIWPPCIRVIVIRSPVLETGSLFIITAVNPATIGREKDMEHTLRIPEVGVSKFHAEIYFDHDLQSYVLVDQGSQNGTIVNGKQILQPKTKCDPYVLEHGDEVKIGETVLSFHIHPGSDTCDGCEPGQVRAHLRLDKKDESFVGPALSKEEKELERRKELKKIRVKYGLQNTDYEDEKALKNPKYKDRAGKRREQVGSEGTFQRDDAPASVHSEITDSNKGRKMLEKMGWKKGEGLGKDGGGMKIPIQLQLRRTHAGLGTGKPSSIEDIHLLQNKSKKNWEKARERFAENFPETKSQKDVPATVPWVKGTVE comes from the exons ATGGCCTCCGAGGCTCCGTCGCCTTCGCTGTCGCCGTCGTCACCACCCTCCCCCGAGCCTGAACTGGCCCAGCTGAGGCGGAAGGTGGAGAAGTTGGAATGCGAGTTGCGGAGCTGCAAGCGGCAGGTGCGGGAGATCGAGAAGCTGCTGCATCACACGGAGCGGCTGTACCAGAGCGCAGAGAGCAACAACCAGGAGCTCCGCACCCAG gtaGAAGAGCTCAGTAAAATACTCCATTGTGAGAGAAACGAGGATAATAAAAAGTCTGATGTAGAAGTACAAACGGAGAACCACCCTCCTTGGTCAATCTCAG ATTATTATTATCAGACATACTATAAGGATGTTAGTCTTCCAAATAAAGTGACTGAACCCTCAGTTCACCAAGATCAGGATATCGAAGCTTCTACTTTTAATTCTGAAGACCAGTCACAAATAGAAAATGATGCTTACGCTGGTACTGATATAACGGAACATGTTAAATGTATGGAAGACCATTTTGCCTCAAATTCACAG GAGCCAGCGTCCGTATTAGCAACAGAAGATACATCCTTAGAAGGTTCTTCTTTAGCTGAAAGTTTGAGAGCTGCAGCAGAAGCTGCAGTGTCTCAGACTGGATTTAGCTATGATGAGAACACCGGACTGTATTTTGATCACAGCACCGGCTTCTATTATGATTCT GAAAATCAACTATATTATGATCCTTCCACCGGAATTTATTACTACTGTGATGTGGAAAGTGGTCGATACCAATTTCATTCTCGAGTTGATTTGCAACCTTATCAGACTTGTGGCACAAAACAAAGTAAGgataaaaaattgaagaagaaaagaaaggatccaGATTCTTCtataacaaatgaggaaaag gatttgaattcagaagATCAAAAAGCATCCAGTGTTGAACATATAGGCTGCAGTGAGGGAGAAGATTTtgcaaatgtgaaaaagaaagccaaaatggACATTCATTACAAAAACAGTCCCACCAAATTCACTGTTCCAGTTAGTGGAAGGACTGTAGAATCTTCtcttaatgaaaacatttataattcagtgtcatttaaagatgagaaaattatgGAGACTGATAGTGAGCCAGAAGAAGGTGAAATTACAGACTCTCAGACAGAGGACAGTTATGATGAAGACATTACCAGTGAGGACAATGTAACTGCAGAAGATACTGAGGATGAAG atgaggaaaaaattTGGCCCCCATGTATTAGAGTAATTGTTATTAGATCACCAGTGTTGGAGACAGGATCACTTTTTATCATTACAGCTGTTAATCCTGCTACAATTGGAag AGAAAAAGATATGGAGCATACTCTCCGAATCCCTGAAGTTGGTGTTAGTAAG tttcatgcagaaatttattttgaccACGACTTACAAAGTTATGTCCTTGTGGATCAAGGTAGTCAAAATGGTACAATTGTTAACGGAAAACAGATTCTTCAG cctaAAACGAAATGTGACCCTTATGTACTTGAGCATGGTGACGAAGTGAAAATTGGAGAGACTGTACTGTCCTTTCACATCCACCCTGGCAGTGATACCTGTGACGGCTGTGAACCAGGACAGGTTCGAGCTCACCTTCGTCTTGATAAGAAAGATGAATCTTTTG ttgGTCCAGCACTAAGTAAGGAGGAAAAAGAgttggaaaggagaaaagaattaaagaaaatacgaGTAAAATATGGTTTGCAG AATACAGACTATGAAGATGAAAAGGCATTGaagaatccaaaatataaagatagaGCTGGAAAACGTAGGGAGCAGGTTGGAAGTGAAGGAACTTTCCAAAGAGATGATGCTCCTGCATCCGTTCACTC tgaaaTTACTGATAGCAACAAAGGTCGGAAGATGTTGGAGAAGATGGgttggaagaagggagagggccTAGGGAAGGATGGTGGAGGAATGAAAATTCCG ATCCAGCTTCAGCTTCGGCGAACACATGCAGGCTTGGGGACAGGAAAACCATCCTCAATTGAAGACATTCACCTTCTCCAAAACAAGAGCAAAAAGAACTGGGAGAAAGCACGCGAGAGGTTTGCCGAAAACTTCCCAGAAACTAAATCTCAAAAAGATGTGCCAGCGACCGTCCCTTGGGTCAAAGGGACTGTAGAATGA